Proteins from a single region of Streptomyces sp. TN58:
- a CDS encoding DUF7144 family membrane protein: MGQSTPTGGNWNTGPAPGTTPLSGGGDGTGAAVGTFFAAVLLVVTGCLAIFQGIAAIAEDDVYARLGSYVFEFDLTAWGWIHLIVGLVVVLTGVGLFLGSNVARGAGIALAGLSIIVNFLWLPYQPWWSIIIIAIDVFIIWALCTSWSQKPV; the protein is encoded by the coding sequence ATGGGCCAGTCGACACCGACCGGGGGAAATTGGAACACCGGCCCCGCGCCGGGCACCACACCGCTGTCCGGCGGTGGGGACGGAACCGGAGCGGCGGTGGGCACGTTCTTCGCCGCGGTCCTCCTCGTCGTGACCGGATGCCTGGCGATCTTCCAGGGCATCGCGGCCATCGCCGAGGACGACGTGTACGCACGCCTCGGCAGCTACGTCTTCGAATTCGACCTGACGGCGTGGGGGTGGATCCACCTCATCGTCGGACTCGTCGTCGTCCTGACCGGAGTGGGCCTGTTCCTCGGCTCCAATGTCGCCAGGGGAGCGGGCATCGCCCTCGCCGGCCTCAGCATCATCGTCAACTTCCTGTGGCTGCCGTACCAGCCGTGGTGGTCGATCATCATCATCGCGATCGACGTGTTCATCATCTGGGCCCTCTGTACGAGTTGGTCGCAGAAGCCCGTGTGA
- a CDS encoding chaplin, whose translation MSRVWKSAGVALVLGLAVIGGASSASADSVAEGIAVGSPGVLSGNVVQIPIHIPVNVCGNSINLVGALNPAAGNTCVNV comes from the coding sequence GTGTCGCGTGTTTGGAAGAGTGCGGGCGTCGCCCTGGTGCTGGGCCTGGCGGTCATCGGCGGTGCGTCCTCGGCCTCCGCGGACTCCGTCGCGGAGGGCATCGCCGTCGGCTCGCCGGGCGTGCTCTCGGGCAACGTCGTCCAGATCCCGATCCACATTCCGGTCAACGTCTGCGGGAACAGCATCAACCTGGTCGGCGCGCTCAACCCCGCCGCCGGCAACACCTGCGTCAACGTCTGA
- a CDS encoding cellulose binding domain-containing protein: protein MGSTVGHRRRASRTARVTGAIVAAAVIGGAAFALTGTAQAGAVGAVFTKSSSWSGGYTGQYVITNSTGQAQSGWTLEFDLPAGTKIDSLWNGTHTVDGRRVTVKPAGWNGQLAAGASVTVGFVAGGSGAPGDPTGCRINGMKCSVDQGATAQPSGRPTARPTATAAPTTAPTTAPTASATSAAPTRTATPSPTATAPAPTGGGARFAPYVDTSLYPAYDLLDTAAQTGVKEFHLAFITSGGGCAPLWGGVTDLANDRVAAQIGALRAKGGDVRVSFGGAAGHELALNCATVDDLAAAYGKVVDHYKLTKVDFDIEGAALPDTAANTRRAQAIARLQKSHPGLDVAFTLPVMPEGLTQPGVALLADARSNGVRVDAVNIMAMDYGPAYSGDMGQYAIQAATATQAQIKGVLGLSDAAAWKAVAVTPMIGVNDVVSEVFTVADATQLVEFAAAKGIGRLAMWSSTRDKQCAAGAVNHADATCSSILQQPLAFTRAFAALK from the coding sequence ATGGGCAGCACAGTCGGTCACCGGCGCAGGGCGAGTCGTACGGCGAGGGTCACGGGCGCGATCGTGGCGGCGGCGGTGATCGGCGGCGCGGCCTTCGCGCTCACCGGGACCGCGCAGGCGGGTGCCGTCGGCGCCGTGTTCACGAAGTCCAGCTCCTGGAGCGGTGGTTACACCGGCCAGTACGTCATCACCAACAGCACCGGCCAGGCGCAGTCGGGCTGGACGCTGGAGTTCGACCTGCCGGCGGGCACGAAGATCGACTCGCTCTGGAACGGCACCCACACCGTCGACGGGCGGCGTGTCACCGTGAAGCCCGCCGGCTGGAACGGGCAGTTGGCGGCCGGTGCCTCCGTCACCGTGGGCTTCGTGGCCGGCGGTTCCGGCGCCCCCGGCGACCCCACGGGCTGCCGCATCAACGGCATGAAGTGCTCCGTCGACCAGGGCGCGACGGCCCAGCCGAGCGGGCGCCCCACCGCCCGTCCCACCGCCACCGCGGCGCCGACCACCGCGCCGACCACGGCCCCGACGGCGTCGGCCACCTCCGCCGCACCCACCCGGACGGCCACCCCCTCCCCCACGGCCACCGCGCCCGCCCCCACGGGTGGTGGCGCGCGCTTCGCCCCGTACGTGGACACCTCGCTGTATCCCGCGTACGACCTGCTCGACACCGCGGCCCAGACCGGTGTGAAGGAGTTCCACCTGGCCTTCATCACCTCCGGCGGCGGCTGCGCACCGCTGTGGGGCGGCGTCACCGACCTCGCGAACGACAGGGTCGCCGCACAGATCGGCGCGCTGCGCGCCAAGGGCGGCGACGTCCGCGTGTCCTTCGGCGGGGCCGCCGGGCACGAACTGGCCTTGAATTGCGCCACCGTGGACGACCTGGCCGCCGCCTACGGCAAGGTGGTCGACCACTACAAGCTCACCAAGGTCGACTTCGACATCGAGGGCGCGGCCCTGCCGGACACCGCCGCGAACACGCGTCGCGCGCAGGCCATCGCCAGGCTCCAGAAGTCCCACCCCGGTCTGGACGTGGCCTTCACCCTGCCCGTGATGCCCGAGGGCCTGACCCAGCCCGGTGTGGCACTGCTGGCCGACGCCCGCAGCAACGGCGTACGCGTCGACGCCGTCAACATCATGGCGATGGACTACGGCCCGGCGTACAGCGGGGACATGGGGCAGTACGCGATCCAGGCCGCGACGGCCACGCAGGCCCAGATCAAGGGGGTGCTCGGGCTCTCCGACGCGGCGGCCTGGAAGGCCGTCGCCGTCACGCCGATGATCGGTGTCAACGACGTGGTCAGCGAGGTCTTCACCGTCGCGGACGCCACGCAGCTCGTGGAGTTCGCGGCGGCGAAGGGGATCGGCAGGCTGGCGATGTGGTCCTCGACGCGTGACAAGCAGTGCGCCGCCGGGGCCGTCAACCACGCGGACGCCACGTGCAGTTCGATCCTCCAGCAGCCGCTGGCCTTCACCAGGGCGTTCGCCGCCCTCAAGTAG
- a CDS encoding LysR family transcriptional regulator substrate-binding protein, producing MTGSEVPHAFRLAYVPGVTPAKWVRIWNERLPGVPLTLAQVSSAEVFGVLRSGDADAGFVRLPVDREDLSAIPLYTETTVVVVPKDHIVAAAEEVTTGDLADEVVWQPLDDTLDWEKLPGRPAIERPATTADAIELVAAGVGVLVVPQSLARLHHRRDLTYRPVSDAPTSRVALSWPQAEPTPDLVEEFIGIVRGRTVNSTRGRPQTPAQPKKAKRKGPETGAGKAGGAGARRGTGGGGGKPASGKSAGKGTRAGSAGAGGAKGGKGVKGGKPRRRP from the coding sequence GTGACAGGCTCGGAAGTACCCCATGCGTTCCGGCTCGCTTATGTCCCCGGCGTGACCCCTGCGAAGTGGGTGCGGATCTGGAACGAGCGGCTGCCCGGTGTCCCGCTGACCCTCGCCCAGGTCTCCTCCGCCGAGGTGTTCGGCGTACTGCGCTCCGGTGACGCCGACGCGGGCTTCGTCCGGCTCCCGGTCGACCGCGAGGACCTGAGCGCGATCCCCCTCTACACCGAGACCACGGTGGTCGTCGTCCCCAAGGACCACATCGTGGCGGCGGCCGAGGAGGTCACCACCGGGGACCTCGCCGACGAGGTCGTGTGGCAGCCCCTCGACGACACCCTGGACTGGGAGAAGCTGCCGGGCCGGCCCGCGATCGAGCGGCCCGCGACGACGGCGGACGCGATCGAGCTGGTGGCGGCGGGCGTGGGCGTACTCGTCGTACCGCAGTCGCTGGCCCGCCTGCACCACCGCAGGGATCTCACCTACCGGCCCGTGTCGGACGCGCCCACGTCGCGGGTCGCGCTGTCGTGGCCGCAGGCGGAACCCACCCCGGACCTGGTGGAGGAGTTCATCGGGATCGTCCGCGGCCGGACCGTGAACAGCACCCGGGGCCGTCCGCAGACCCCCGCGCAGCCGAAGAAGGCGAAGCGCAAGGGGCCGGAGACGGGCGCCGGCAAGGCCGGCGGCGCCGGTGCGCGGCGCGGTACCGGGGGCGGGGGCGGAAAGCCCGCGTCCGGGAAGTCGGCGGGGAAGGGTACGCGCGCCGGATCCGCCGGAGCCGGTGGAGCAAAGGGCGGCAAGGGCGTCAAGGGCGGCAAGCCCCGCCGGCGTCCGTAG
- a CDS encoding VOC family protein encodes MLTIGTIVMGAEDVRRAADFWCRALGYVPRDGEVDDGWTVLVPADGGGPGLALGRSVTPVQERPRVHLDLYAADAAEQAAEVARLVALSARHVDWDSYPPDPDFVVLADTEGNRFCVIDATHG; translated from the coding sequence ATGCTGACCATCGGAACGATCGTCATGGGCGCCGAGGACGTGCGGCGGGCCGCGGATTTCTGGTGCCGGGCACTGGGCTACGTACCGCGCGACGGCGAGGTGGACGACGGCTGGACCGTGCTGGTCCCGGCCGACGGAGGCGGCCCCGGGCTGGCGCTGGGGCGCAGTGTCACGCCGGTCCAGGAGCGCCCCCGTGTGCACCTCGACCTGTACGCGGCGGACGCGGCGGAGCAGGCGGCGGAGGTGGCGCGCCTGGTGGCGCTGAGCGCGCGGCACGTGGACTGGGACTCCTACCCGCCGGACCCCGATTTCGTGGTGCTGGCGGACACCGAGGGCAACAGGTTCTGCGTGATCGACGCCACCCACGGCTGA
- a CDS encoding DUF5997 family protein, giving the protein MTSHQNTQTMKPATAAKKLGVYLEATPAEFQEGVVSRSELSALQADPPQWLQELRRNGPHPRPVVASKLGVSIAGLARGGVTEPLTTEQIEALKQEAPEWLQRERATQAEVRKEAVRIKERNAERAEKARNQES; this is encoded by the coding sequence ATGACGTCGCACCAGAACACCCAGACGATGAAGCCCGCGACCGCGGCGAAGAAGCTGGGCGTATACCTTGAGGCCACCCCCGCGGAGTTCCAGGAGGGTGTCGTCTCGCGCAGTGAATTGAGTGCGCTCCAGGCCGACCCGCCCCAGTGGCTCCAGGAGCTGCGCCGCAACGGCCCCCACCCCCGCCCGGTGGTCGCCTCCAAGCTGGGCGTCTCCATCGCGGGCCTCGCCCGCGGCGGAGTCACCGAGCCCCTCACCACCGAACAGATCGAAGCACTGAAGCAGGAAGCCCCCGAGTGGCTCCAGCGGGAGCGGGCCACCCAGGCCGAGGTCCGCAAGGAAGCGGTGCGGATCAAGGAGCGGAACGCCGAGCGGGCCGAGAAGGCGCGCAACCAGGAGTCCTGA
- a CDS encoding PP2C family protein-serine/threonine phosphatase: MDLRPPPTRPHRSRQLSHAQLVAPFVLIAGVTVVDVLAPPEVHLGPFLAAAPAMTASFAGPRMTGFVGVVAVLAQVVVSTARTSLADLNHTFQIIALVMISVFVTFFAHLREVHEKEMVQLRTVAETAQQVVLRPLRDRVGPLGVASVYLAAAAEAQIGGDLYAAARTATGTRLIIGDVRGKGLEAVGDAALVLGAFRASAHQEAGLAGLVDYLEAAVSAELDGGGDEGESFVTAAVLEIPDDEPVVRLVSCGHPPPLVLRRDGAVVGLDVARSAPPLGLAGLVASTVTAQTFLFGPGDVLLLYTDGVLEARDRTGAFYPLSDRVAGCTGMRPQALLDHVCADLLAHATGNTLGDDAAMVAVERPARP; this comes from the coding sequence ATGGATCTCCGGCCGCCGCCTACGCGCCCCCACCGCTCCCGGCAGCTGAGCCATGCGCAGCTGGTGGCTCCGTTCGTCCTCATCGCCGGCGTGACCGTGGTCGACGTCCTCGCCCCGCCCGAGGTGCACCTCGGGCCGTTCCTGGCCGCCGCACCGGCCATGACGGCCTCCTTCGCGGGGCCCCGGATGACGGGCTTCGTCGGCGTGGTGGCCGTGCTGGCCCAGGTGGTGGTCTCGACGGCGCGCACCAGCCTGGCCGATCTCAACCACACCTTCCAGATCATCGCGCTCGTCATGATCTCGGTCTTCGTGACCTTCTTCGCCCACCTGCGGGAGGTGCACGAGAAGGAGATGGTGCAGCTGCGCACGGTGGCGGAGACCGCCCAGCAAGTGGTCCTGCGGCCGCTGCGCGACCGGGTGGGCCCGCTCGGCGTCGCCTCGGTGTACCTGGCCGCGGCGGCGGAGGCCCAGATCGGCGGCGACCTGTACGCGGCCGCCCGTACGGCCACGGGTACCCGGCTGATCATCGGCGACGTGCGCGGCAAGGGGCTGGAGGCGGTCGGGGACGCCGCACTCGTCCTCGGTGCCTTCCGGGCCTCCGCCCACCAGGAGGCCGGGCTGGCCGGCCTGGTGGACTACCTGGAGGCCGCGGTCAGCGCGGAGCTGGACGGCGGCGGGGACGAGGGCGAGAGCTTCGTGACGGCCGCGGTGCTGGAGATCCCCGACGACGAGCCGGTGGTGCGCCTGGTCAGCTGCGGGCACCCGCCGCCGCTGGTCCTGCGCCGCGACGGCGCCGTGGTGGGCCTCGACGTGGCCCGGTCCGCGCCGCCTCTGGGGCTCGCCGGGCTCGTGGCGTCCACGGTCACCGCCCAGACCTTCCTCTTCGGGCCGGGTGACGTGCTCCTGCTGTACACGGACGGCGTCCTGGAGGCCCGCGACCGGACGGGGGCCTTCTATCCCCTCTCGGATCGGGTCGCCGGATGCACCGGCATGCGCCCGCAGGCGCTGCTGGACCACGTCTGCGCGGACCTGCTCGCGCACGCGACGGGCAACACCCTGGGCGACGACGCGGCGATGGTCGCCGTCGAGCGGCCCGCGAGGCCCTGA